One segment of Stenotrophomonas sp. SAU14A_NAIMI4_8 DNA contains the following:
- a CDS encoding LysR family transcriptional regulator, which translates to MDRLTAMTVFVEVAERGSLTAAAEVLDMSRAMVSRYLAEAEGWLGARLLHRTTRRISLTAAGEAALARFRQMLAIGEELQGELASDDPEPHGTLRITASVSFGQSHLARAVAAFVQRHPAARIELLLVDRMVNLVEERVDLAVRIARQIDLGLIARRLATCRSVLCASPAYLQAHGTPTAPEHLAAHNCLTHHYVGRSLWHLHRDGRALSVAVGGNISANEASLLVEAVRANAGIAMLPSYQVAPLLRSGALVAVLPDYQLDELGVHAVYASRRQQPVIMRRFLDFLAGCFEHDPAFQDLDWQPTGKESA; encoded by the coding sequence ATGGACCGATTGACCGCCATGACCGTGTTCGTGGAAGTGGCCGAGCGCGGCAGCCTGACCGCCGCCGCCGAGGTGCTGGACATGTCGCGGGCGATGGTCAGCCGTTACTTGGCCGAAGCGGAAGGCTGGCTGGGCGCGCGCCTGCTGCACCGGACCACCCGCCGCATCAGCCTGACCGCGGCCGGTGAGGCGGCACTGGCGCGCTTCCGGCAGATGCTGGCCATCGGCGAGGAACTGCAGGGCGAGCTGGCCAGCGACGACCCCGAACCGCACGGCACGTTGCGGATCACCGCCAGCGTGTCGTTCGGGCAGAGCCACCTGGCCCGCGCGGTGGCGGCGTTCGTGCAGCGCCACCCGGCCGCACGCATCGAACTGCTGCTGGTGGACCGCATGGTGAACCTGGTGGAAGAGCGGGTGGATCTGGCGGTGCGTATCGCGCGGCAGATCGATTTGGGCCTGATCGCACGGCGCCTGGCCACCTGCCGGTCGGTGCTGTGCGCCAGCCCGGCGTACCTGCAGGCACATGGCACGCCCACCGCGCCGGAGCACCTGGCCGCGCACAACTGCCTGACCCACCACTACGTGGGTCGCAGCCTCTGGCACCTGCACCGCGACGGCCGCGCGCTGTCGGTGGCGGTGGGCGGGAATATCAGTGCGAACGAGGCATCGCTGCTGGTGGAAGCGGTACGCGCCAATGCGGGCATCGCCATGCTGCCCAGCTACCAGGTGGCACCGCTGCTGCGCAGTGGCGCGCTGGTGGCCGTACTGCCGGACTACCAGCTGGACGAGCTGGGCGTTCATGCCGTCTACGCATCGCGTCGACAGCAGCCCGTTATCATGCGCCGATTCCTGGATTTCCTGGCCGGCTGCTTCGAGCACGATCCGGCCTTCCAGGACCTCGACTGGCAACCGACGGGCAAGGAGAGCGCATGA
- the gph gene encoding phosphoglycolate phosphatase (PGP is an essential enzyme in the glycolate salvage pathway in higher organisms (photorespiration in plants). Phosphoglycolate results from the oxidase activity of RubisCO in the Calvin cycle when concentrations of carbon dioxide are low relative to oxygen. This enzyme is a member of the Haloacid Dehalogenase (HAD) superfamily of aspartate-nucleophile hydrolase enzymes (PF00702).) translates to MSYPYPLVVFDLDGTLVDSAADIAEALNRTLEDIGLARVAEATVLGWIGDGVRRLVEQAVQAAGREVDLAQVMPVFMVHYRDCLLRSPRLFDGVPEALEQLRARQVPLAICTNKPAALVPPLLQHLGIADAFALVLGGDSLPQRKPSGEPLRHIAAHFGLPVAQCLMVGDSLTDYRAAQDADMPIALVRYGYPRGLDLHTAQAVAVIDDLRELPGLAAELPTA, encoded by the coding sequence TTGTCCTATCCCTATCCGTTGGTGGTGTTCGACCTGGACGGCACGCTGGTGGACAGCGCCGCCGATATCGCCGAGGCGCTGAACCGCACGCTGGAAGACATCGGGCTGGCACGCGTGGCCGAAGCAACCGTGCTGGGTTGGATCGGTGATGGCGTGCGGCGGCTGGTCGAACAGGCGGTGCAGGCGGCCGGTCGCGAAGTGGACCTGGCACAGGTGATGCCGGTGTTCATGGTGCACTACCGCGATTGCCTGCTGCGCAGCCCGCGTCTGTTCGACGGTGTGCCCGAAGCGCTGGAGCAGCTGCGTGCGCGGCAGGTGCCGCTGGCGATCTGCACCAACAAGCCGGCCGCACTGGTGCCGCCGCTGCTGCAGCACCTGGGCATCGCCGATGCATTTGCACTGGTACTGGGCGGCGATTCACTGCCGCAGCGCAAGCCCAGCGGTGAACCGCTGCGGCATATCGCCGCGCACTTCGGCCTGCCGGTCGCGCAGTGCCTGATGGTGGGCGATTCGCTCACCGACTACCGCGCCGCGCAGGACGCCGACATGCCGATCGCCCTGGTGCGTTACGGCTACCCGCGCGGCCTGGACCTGCACACCGCGCAGGCCGTGGCGGTGATCGACGACCTGCGCGAACTGCCGGGCCTGGCCGCCGAGCTGCCGACGGCGTGA
- a CDS encoding NAD(P)H-binding protein: MKIALVGATGNIGRQIARHALAHGHQLTVIVRSAQNLPSELAGAHPVIAALDDRDALAAAIAGHDVLASAYGPRPGDDIGQIATVAGQLVAAARQAQVPRVVVVGGAGSLEVAPGVQLVDTPGFPEAYKPYALAAREALKQLQAVKDIDWTFFSPAAEIGPGDERGQYRVQAKTFLADAEGHSRISYADYGAAFVAELEAGKYPKQIITAAY, from the coding sequence ATGAAGATTGCCCTCGTCGGCGCCACCGGCAACATCGGTCGCCAGATTGCCCGCCACGCCCTGGCCCACGGCCACCAGTTGACCGTGATCGTGCGCAGCGCACAGAACCTGCCCAGCGAACTGGCCGGCGCCCACCCGGTCATCGCAGCACTGGATGACCGCGACGCGCTGGCCGCCGCCATTGCCGGCCACGATGTGCTGGCCAGTGCCTATGGCCCGCGCCCGGGCGATGACATCGGCCAGATCGCCACCGTGGCCGGCCAGCTGGTGGCCGCTGCCCGCCAGGCCCAGGTGCCGCGCGTGGTGGTGGTCGGCGGCGCCGGCAGCCTGGAAGTGGCGCCGGGCGTGCAGCTGGTCGACACCCCCGGGTTCCCCGAGGCTTACAAGCCGTACGCACTGGCCGCGCGTGAAGCGCTGAAGCAGCTGCAGGCCGTAAAGGACATCGACTGGACGTTCTTCTCGCCGGCGGCGGAAATCGGCCCCGGCGACGAACGCGGCCAGTACCGCGTGCAGGCCAAAACCTTCCTGGCCGATGCCGAAGGCCACAGCCGCATCAGCTATGCCGACTACGGCGCCGCCTTCGTGGCGGAACTGGAAGCGGGCAAGTACCCGAAGCAGATCATCACCGCCGCGTACTGA
- a CDS encoding methyltransferase domain-containing protein, with the protein MNHGTVVRDHRRTSWELQAQQAPPQAQPVDAETIAAARTGRWQVHLTPRALPLDWLGDVRGRRILCLASGGGQQAPVLAAAGADVTVFDLCEQQLALDRAVAARDGLRLQAVQGDMRDLQAFGHGSFDVVFHPVSNLFVPDVRPVWAECHRVLARDGLLLASFYNPVLFVGSDDAPLAEQGLMRPRFAIPYSDLEDLPADERQAKQARGEAMTFGHSLGDLIGGQLDAGFVIERFMEDWQPRPRVLIERYLPAFLATRARRIG; encoded by the coding sequence ATGAACCATGGAACGGTAGTGAGAGATCACCGTCGTACGAGCTGGGAACTGCAAGCGCAGCAGGCGCCGCCGCAGGCCCAGCCGGTGGATGCGGAGACCATCGCCGCCGCCCGCACTGGGCGCTGGCAGGTACACCTGACCCCGCGGGCGCTGCCCTTGGACTGGCTGGGCGATGTGCGTGGTCGCCGCATCCTGTGCCTGGCTTCAGGCGGTGGCCAGCAGGCGCCGGTGCTGGCCGCTGCCGGTGCCGATGTGACCGTGTTCGACCTGTGCGAGCAGCAACTGGCGCTGGACCGCGCGGTGGCTGCACGCGATGGCCTGCGCCTGCAGGCGGTGCAGGGCGACATGCGTGACCTGCAGGCCTTCGGCCATGGCAGCTTCGATGTGGTGTTCCATCCGGTGTCCAACCTGTTCGTGCCCGATGTGCGGCCGGTCTGGGCCGAGTGCCACCGCGTGCTGGCGCGTGATGGCCTGCTGCTGGCCAGCTTCTACAACCCGGTGCTGTTCGTGGGCAGCGACGATGCGCCGTTGGCCGAACAGGGCCTGATGCGCCCGCGCTTCGCCATTCCCTATTCCGATCTGGAAGACCTGCCCGCGGACGAGCGGCAGGCCAAGCAGGCGCGTGGCGAGGCGATGACGTTCGGCCACAGCCTGGGCGATCTGATCGGTGGCCAGCTGGACGCAGGGTTCGTGATCGAGCGCTTCATGGAAGATTGGCAGCCACGCCCGCGGGTGTTGATCGAACGCTACCTGCCCGCGTTCCTGGCCACCCGCGCGCGGCGGATCGGCTGA